In Mariluticola halotolerans, one DNA window encodes the following:
- a CDS encoding sugar ABC transporter substrate-binding protein, whose translation MTKSLQFKPTRRAFLGSVASLTALSTLPFSRSAFAQGEKPLLVNSIRSLSNPYHAAWNAGGKAFADSVGLEYVTLVTEGDSEKGVADIRGILARTGGNAVVNVDPNDAADARPIAEACVEAGAHVFTQWNKPEDLHPWELGPNYVAHMSYDGTEYGRQTAAEVIRVMGGKGGLLALGGTLSNTVAIQRRAGLEQALEAAPDVELLDFQVADWQAAKAYDIVNTWLTRFSGQFQGIWCANDDMAIGALEALRVNGMGGQIAISGIDGIETAVQGVVDGELAATVSWDPFWQGSYGLAVPLLARTGELDVASLGKDKREFYVKGRLIDSGNAEEFFQNNFGSEPALAVDDIWARYDSGIPQS comes from the coding sequence ATGACTAAATCTCTACAGTTCAAGCCGACACGTCGGGCGTTTCTGGGAAGTGTTGCCTCGTTGACCGCTCTATCAACGCTTCCGTTTTCCCGTAGCGCCTTTGCGCAAGGGGAGAAGCCGTTGCTGGTGAACTCCATCCGCTCGTTGTCCAATCCCTATCACGCCGCATGGAATGCGGGCGGCAAGGCCTTCGCGGATTCGGTTGGTCTTGAATATGTCACCCTTGTCACAGAGGGCGATAGCGAAAAGGGTGTTGCGGACATTCGTGGTATTCTTGCCCGCACCGGAGGAAATGCGGTTGTAAATGTTGACCCGAACGATGCTGCTGATGCGCGTCCGATCGCGGAGGCCTGCGTTGAGGCCGGCGCTCATGTGTTTACCCAGTGGAACAAGCCGGAAGATCTGCATCCTTGGGAGCTGGGGCCGAACTATGTTGCCCATATGAGCTATGACGGCACCGAATACGGTCGTCAGACTGCTGCCGAGGTCATTCGCGTCATGGGAGGAAAGGGTGGATTGCTGGCACTTGGTGGCACGCTGTCCAACACCGTGGCGATTCAGCGGCGTGCAGGTCTTGAGCAGGCACTTGAAGCTGCGCCGGATGTAGAACTACTCGACTTCCAGGTTGCCGACTGGCAGGCGGCAAAAGCCTATGACATCGTCAATACATGGCTGACCCGTTTTTCCGGCCAGTTTCAGGGGATCTGGTGTGCGAATGACGACATGGCTATCGGTGCTCTTGAAGCGCTGCGTGTGAATGGCATGGGCGGTCAAATCGCTATCTCGGGTATCGATGGTATCGAAACTGCCGTGCAGGGTGTGGTTGATGGTGAGCTTGCTGCGACCGTTTCCTGGGATCCGTTCTGGCAGGGGTCCTATGGTCTGGCTGTGCCACTTCTGGCACGTACAGGTGAACTCGACGTTGCAAGTCTTGGCAAGGACAAGCGTGAATTCTACGTCAAGGGCAGGCTGATCGATTCCGGCAATGCCGAAGAGTTCTTCCAGAACAATTTCGGGTCGGAGCCTGCGCTGGCGGTCGACGACATCTGGGCCCGCTATGATAGCGGTATTCCGCAATCTTAA
- a CDS encoding ABC transporter permease, with amino-acid sequence MATETAGYSPLSQRLPAWMRSKSSIARLAPTIIALIVAVIAVSIYNPNFLSGANLSRLAASSAIPLLLAVGVTFVILMGSIDLSIEGVLALSATTTVMVLQLDPGPVGSVIALVVAVLTGVATGAVSGLLHTILKIPSFMVTLGMWFVSAGLATLLLSGGTIAVRSADLRILVMQRFLGLPLSVWLTIGVVVLAIVFQARTRFGRHVMAIGGEESIARLAGLPIMRTRAMVFAIAGGFYGLAAALAVAQLGQGNADIGEGRLFIAITAVVLGGTALSGGIGGVVNAIVGVLLVVVLTNGMILMGVPPYLQQAVLGVLIIIAVASSTAGKREGICK; translated from the coding sequence ATGGCCACCGAAACCGCCGGATATTCGCCGCTTTCACAGCGCTTGCCCGCCTGGATGCGGTCCAAGTCCTCGATTGCGCGTCTCGCGCCGACGATTATTGCATTGATTGTCGCTGTCATTGCCGTGTCGATTTACAATCCTAACTTTTTGAGCGGTGCCAATTTGAGCCGGTTAGCTGCATCATCGGCTATTCCGTTGTTGTTGGCCGTGGGGGTGACTTTCGTCATTCTCATGGGAAGCATTGATCTGTCGATAGAGGGCGTTCTGGCCCTTTCTGCAACGACAACAGTCATGGTGCTTCAACTTGACCCGGGCCCGGTGGGCAGCGTTATCGCGCTTGTGGTGGCGGTGCTCACAGGTGTTGCGACCGGCGCTGTTTCCGGCCTGCTGCATACGATTCTGAAGATTCCGTCCTTCATGGTGACGCTGGGCATGTGGTTCGTTTCCGCCGGCCTGGCTACTCTTTTACTTAGTGGCGGCACGATTGCAGTGCGCAGTGCTGATCTGCGTATTCTCGTCATGCAGCGTTTTCTCGGTTTGCCGCTCTCCGTTTGGCTGACCATTGGGGTGGTTGTGCTGGCGATCGTGTTCCAGGCGCGTACTCGTTTTGGGCGTCATGTGATGGCGATTGGTGGTGAGGAATCGATTGCGCGGCTCGCCGGCCTGCCGATCATGCGTACGCGCGCTATGGTGTTTGCCATAGCTGGTGGCTTTTACGGCCTTGCCGCCGCGCTGGCTGTGGCACAGCTTGGGCAGGGTAATGCCGATATTGGCGAAGGACGCTTGTTCATCGCCATTACTGCGGTGGTTCTTGGTGGCACGGCGCTAAGTGGCGGCATCGGCGGCGTGGTCAACGCGATTGTTGGTGTGCTGCTGGTGGTCGTTTTGACCAATGGGATGATCCTGATGGGTGTGCCGCCTTACCTTCAGCAGGCTGTCCTGGGTGTGCTGATCATCATCGCGGTTGCCTCTTCAACTGCAGGCAAGCGCGAGGGGATCTGCAAATGA